The sequence CGGGACGGTCGGGTTGCCAAAGCTCGAGCACGACCGCCAGTCCGCGGTCGCGCTGCTGCTCGAACTGGCGGACGACGGGAGTTTGGCGCCGGGCCGAAGTCCGCCAATGGAGCCAGCGGCGGCTATCGCCGCTGCGCCAATCTCGCAAGCCGTAAAAGTCGCCCTCCAAAAAACCTTGGCGGGGCGAGCTGCTGCCGAGCCGTGTTTCGAGTCCGTCCTGCCAACGCCGCCAGCCTGCCGTCAACCGGCCCAGCCGGGGAAACACCAGCATCGTCTCGTAGGCGTCGAAGCGCATGCGATATTGCAAAAAGCCGAACGGAAACCGGCTCGACAACTGCAAAGGGCCGAAGCGATAGCGGCCCCGTTGGGCCAAACGCCCGCGATAGTTTGTGTTGCGCGTGGCACCGGCGGGCACGTAAGAAAACAGGGCGCGCGCGCGGACCGGCCGCGCGCCGCGTTCATCCTCTCGGCAGACGGTATCGGTCGCGACCACCGACCAGGCCCCCAGACGCCGGCGAGCGTTGACGCCGGTCAGCTCGACCACGAGTAAGTCGCCGGCCGAGACCGACTTGGGCAAGCGACGCGCGACTTCCATGTTGCGCAGCATCTTGGTGACCATCCGCCAGTGCATGAAAAAAGCTCCGGCCAACAGGCCGAAGAGCACCATCAGCAGGTTGATTTGCCGTGTCAGGGCGCCGGCCAGGATGAAGACGGCGATGCCGGCGAAGCAGGCGCCCTCGAAGGTGAGCGATATGCGAAAGCGGCGATGGGACATGCGGATCTCCTAGTTCGGCACCGCCACGTCTTCGACCAGCCGCTGGATGAGCGCCTCGATCGCGCCGCGCTGGCTGCCGTGCAGGTAGCCCTTGGGTATCACGCGATGGGCCAAGACGGGCACCGCCAGCCGCTTTACGTCGTCGGGAACCGCAAAGTCGCGGCCTTCCACCAACGCCAGCGACTGACAGGCACGATACAAACACAGCGCGCCGCGCGTGCTCACCCCCACGTGCAGCTCTTCGCAGCGCCGCGTGGCTTCGACGATGTCCAGCAAGTATTCATGGAGCGATTCTTCGACCGCCACGTGCCGCGCGGCATGCTGCAAGGCCAGCACCTGGTTGCAATCGAGCACGGGCGTCAGCTCCTCGACCGGCTCGCCGGAGCGATGGATGGCGAGCACTTGCAGCTCGTCGTCGCGATCGGGATAACCCACGCTGATCCGCAGCAGGAAGCGGTCCAACTGGCTTTCCGGCAAGGGGTAAGTGCCTTCGAACTCAAAGGGGTTTTGCGTGGCGATGACCATGAACGGCCGCGGCAGGCGGTGCGTCGTGCCGTCGATCGACACCTGGCTGTCGCTCATGGCCTCCAACAGCGCGCTTTGTGTGCGGGGCGTGGTGCGGTTGATCTCGTCAGCCAGCACGATATTGGCGAACACCGGCCCGGCGCTGAAAAAGAACTCGGTCGTTTTGGCGTTGAACACGCTGCTGCCCACGATGTCGCTGGGAAGCAGGTCGGGAGTGAACTGAATGCGGCAAAACCGGGCCGCAATGCTCTTGGCCAGGGCCTTTCCGACCAACGTCTTGCCCACGCCGGGCACGTCTTCCAGCAGCACGTGCTCGCCGGCCAGCAGAGCCACGATGCACAGCCGCACCACGTCGGCCTTGCCCAGCACGACCTTCGACATATTGGTCTCCAGCTCGCCGACCAGGCTCTGGAGATCGGACGCCATCATGTACTCCGTCTTGATTGTCGCGGAAAAAGGAAGGGCGCAGACCGGCGGCGCTCGGAGCAAAGTGGGCCGCCGGTACTGCTTTGCCCGATACTGACCGGTAGGTTGACTCGACAGGACCCTGGATATAGGGTAACGACTCTGCCCGCCGTCGGCTACCGGGTGCCCTCGCCTAAAAGCTAACTTTTCCGTTTGCGTATCCATGTGGCCTACCGGCCGTGCGGTGGCGGCGTGGCTGACGCGTTTTCCAGCAGCCGCGCCATGGCGCGCAGCCCATCGCCTGGCTTCCAGAGCCCGTTGACCGTGGCGGGCGGAACCGGACGATGCCAGGTGAACTGGCTGGTGTGGCCCTGCGAAGGGCCGAGGGTGACGGTGCCCTGCGCAACCGGCTGCACGGCTCGCTGGGCGGCTTCGACGGTCTGGGAGCCGCCCGACGCGACCGACGAGGCCACAGGAGATGTCGAACACAACGAGGGGGCGTTCAGCTCGACGTCGCCGATCGCCGGGCCCAACAGGAACCACACCGCCAAGCCGCACATGACCAACTGGGCGCGAAGACGGAACAGCCGCTTGCGGGCTGGTGGTTCGCTGGCCGGCGAGTCGGTCGCCAGCCAAATCAGCAAGACCAGCACCCCGACGAACAGCAGGTTCAGCGTTGGCGAAATGTGCCATCCCGCTTCATCGTGACGGATTTGCCG comes from Pirellulales bacterium and encodes:
- a CDS encoding MoxR family ATPase, with the translated sequence MSKVVLGKADVVRLCIVALLAGEHVLLEDVPGVGKTLVGKALAKSIAARFCRIQFTPDLLPSDIVGSSVFNAKTTEFFFSAGPVFANIVLADEINRTTPRTQSALLEAMSDSQVSIDGTTHRLPRPFMVIATQNPFEFEGTYPLPESQLDRFLLRISVGYPDRDDELQVLAIHRSGEPVEELTPVLDCNQVLALQHAARHVAVEESLHEYLLDIVEATRRCEELHVGVSTRGALCLYRACQSLALVEGRDFAVPDDVKRLAVPVLAHRVIPKGYLHGSQRGAIEALIQRLVEDVAVPN
- a CDS encoding DUF58 domain-containing protein — encoded protein: MSHRRFRISLTFEGACFAGIAVFILAGALTRQINLLMVLFGLLAGAFFMHWRMVTKMLRNMEVARRLPKSVSAGDLLVVELTGVNARRRLGAWSVVATDTVCREDERGARPVRARALFSYVPAGATRNTNYRGRLAQRGRYRFGPLQLSSRFPFGFLQYRMRFDAYETMLVFPRLGRLTAGWRRWQDGLETRLGSSSPRQGFLEGDFYGLRDWRSGDSRRWLHWRTSARRQTPVVRQFEQQRDRGLAVVLELWQPDRPGPAESDAVEMAVSFVATLVDELCRAGGRGLCVAIAGRPGWLVDAPASAALLEEVMCQLASSEATSDDTLPQTLSNVFDRIRRGTQTLIVSTRTVDLDDERRFALLCHDGQRRKWLSRLKTVNSSDSSLSELFQVS